The Sphaerisporangium siamense genome includes the window TCGCGGTGTCGCGGATCTCGTCGGCGTCCGCGGTGGTCCCGTACGAGATCAGATCGAGCCCCGCGATCTCGGACCACACGGCCAGGCGATCTCTCAGGCCGGGGATCTCCAGCCACGGGGAAAGGAATCCGGGCGATTGGGCACCTTGGCCGGGAGCGACGATGACGAGCACAAAATCCACCATGCCCTGTAGGAGTTCACCACACTGCTAATGATCCGTACGAACTTTGTCGGGGGGTCTTTGTAGGAAACCTCCAGGCAAGGTTTCCGGCCGGTTACAGAACCTGGTCACGTCACAACGGTTCGCGACAACCGGCCGAGGATCAACCCGACCTGCAGGGTGAAGGCGGACCGCCCCTCGGTCGGCTGGTAGCCCGTCAGTTCTGTGATTTTCTTCAGACGGTAACGCACGGTGTTCGGATGGACGAACAACAGACGGGCCGTGGCTTCCAAAGATGTCCCCTGCTCCAGGTAGGTCGCCAGGGTGTCGAGCAGGGGAGTGCCCTCCAGGGGCTTGTAGACGTTCTCGATGAGCTGCGCCCTGGCGTCGTCGTCGCCGTCGATGGCCCGCTCGGCCAGCAGGTCCTCGGCCAGGACCGGGCGGGGCGCGTCCGGCCAGCCCGCCGCGGCCCGCAGGCCCGCCGTGGCCGCGCGGGCGGAGCGCGCGGCGGCGTGCAGGTCGGGCACCTCGGGGCCGATCACCACGGGGCCCGCGCCGAAGCGGGGCACGACGTGCCGGGCGGCGTCCTTGATGCTGTCCGCGCCGCCGACGATGACGATCAGCCGGTCGCCCTGCACGCCGGCCAGCAGGTCCTGCCCGAGGCGCCGCCCCTTGTCGCGCATGCCGTCGATGACGGTCTGGGGATCGGCGTCGGGGGCGTACCCGGCGAGCACGACGACGGGGGAGGACGTCCACCCGAGGGCGGCGGCCCAGGAGTGCAGCCCGTCGTCCACCTCTCCGCGCACGAGCGCGTCGACGATCAGCGCCTCCAGGCGGGCGTCCCACGCGCCCCGCACCTCGGCCTCGCGGGCGTACACCTGCGCGGCGGCGAACGCCACGTCGCGGGTGTAGCGCAGCATCGCGTTGCGCAGCTGCTCCTCGCCGCCGGGCGCGGCCAGGTCGCCGACCTCGGCCTCCACGACCTCCACGACGACGCGCACCAGGTCGACGGTCTGCTGCAGGGACACCGAGCGTTTCAGCTCGCGCGGCGCGGTGCCGAAGATCTCGATGCTGGGGGCGGGCCTGCCCCCGCCCGCGTTCTGGAACCACTCGACGAAGGCGGCGATGCCGGCCTGGGCCACCAGGCCGACCCAGGAGCGGTCCTCCGCCGACAGGGCGCGGTACCAGGGCAGACGGTCGTCCATCCGGGCCATGGCCGCGGTGCCGAGACTGCCCATCGCGCGTTCGAGCCGTCGTGCGGTGTCCTCGCGTACCCGGTCGTTCACACCCCTAGGGTGCCAGGTGGGACGGAGTGCGGGCGCATCATGGGCCGCCGTGTGTGCGGTATATCACCGCCCCTAGATCACCGCGACGGCCGTGATCAGCCCGATCGCGAGGTGGGTGACGGCCAGCAGGACGGCGCCGGGCTGCAGCTTGGGCTGGCGGGTCAGCTCGCGTACCGAGATGCCCGCGACCCGGTCGAACACCACCATGCCGAGGGTCTGGACGGCGATGCCGACCAGGCCGAACACCAGCGTGGCGAGCAACCCTTCCTGCAGCACGCCGCCCGAGGACCAGATGGAGGCGGCGACGATGAGCCCAACGGCGGCCAGCCCGGAGGCGGCGAGCAGCGCGGCGTTCGGGTTGCGGTCCTGCTGGATCAGCTTGCCCAGCTTGCCCGGCGTCGCCATGTCGATCACGTAGAAGCCGGCGATCAGCAGCAGGACGCCGAGCACGGCGTAGGCGAGGATGGCCAGGGCCCCTCGTCCGAGCGCCTCCGCGAGCGGCGCGGCGAGCGCGATGGTCATATGTCTCTCCTCTGCGAGGTGGGGGGTGCCGGCCGCGGGCGGGCCAGGCGGGAAGGAAGGGTGTCAAAGGGCGATGCGGTGGGGGACGAACGAGGAGGAGTCATCGGTGATCAGGCCGGAGGTCTCCCGGATGCCGAGCCCGGCCGCCTCGTCCCCGACGATCCACGCCCCGAGCACCGGCCGCCAGCCGTCGAAGCCGGGCAGGGCGCGGAACTCCTGGTAGACGTGGCCCTCCGCGCCGTACTCGCCGCCGGTCTCGTTCACGCCGCCGGGCGTGACGACGCGCATGCCCGCGCCCTCCCTGCCGAGCAGCGGCTTGCGGATGTGCGCGGGAAGGTCGCGCGGGCCGTCCAGGTAGGCGGGCAGCAGGTTGGGGTGGCCGGGGTACATCTCCCACAGCACGGCGAGCAGCGCCTTGTTGGACAGCAGCATCTTCCACAGCGGCTCGATCCAGGTCATCGAGACCTGCTGCCGGACGGCCTGCGGCCCGAACGGGTCGGCGACCGCCCACTCCCAGGGGTACAGCTTGCACAGCGTGCGGATCACCCGGCGCTCCATGTCGAGGAAGCGCCCGCTCGCCGGATCCCAGCCGATGTCCTCCATGGCGATGGCGACCGTGGCGAGGCCGGCCTGCTCGGCGGTCTCCTGCAGGTAGCCGAGCGTCATCGCCTCCTCGCCGGTCTCGTCCATGTTCGTCCAGGCGAAGTGCGCGGGGCCGCTCTGCAGCGGCAGTTCCTTCCACCGCGCGACGAGGCGTTCGTGGACGGAGTTCCACTGGTCGTCGCCGGGGTGGACGTCCTTGAGCCAGAACCACTGGACCAGAGAGGTCTCGACGAGGCTGGTCGGGGTGTCGGCGTTGTACTCCAGCAGCTTGGCCGGGCCCGTGCCGTCGTAGCGCAGGTCGAAGCGGCCGTACACGTGCGGGTCGCCGCGCCGCCAGGACGCCTCGATCTCCGGCGCCACCCAGTCGGGTATCGCGAAGTCGCGGTAGCGGCCGGTGGCGATGACGTGCCGGACCGCCTCCAGGCACATGCCGTGCAGTTCCTCGGCCTGGCTCTCCAGGGCCAGCACCTCGTCCATGGTGAAGCTGTAGTGGACGCTCTCGTCCCAGTACGGCCGGGTGAGGTGCCCGGGGTGCGCGGCCCGGTGGTAGGCGAGGCCCTGTGACTCGATGATCCGCTGCCAGCCGTCGCGCGGGTCGGAGGCCTCGCGCCGCACGTCAACTCCCCCCGGAGGTGCGGCCGCCGAAGCCGCCGCGCTGGAGCACCGTGCCCGAGCGGGTGTCGATGCGCGCGTTCGCCGGGCGCACGGTCGTGCCGCCGCCGACCCGTCCCGCCCGCGCCGTGCCGCCGTAGTACCAGCCGTAGGCGCCGTGGGATCCGTGGTAGCCGCCGGAGTGGCCGTCGTCGTCGCAGAGGTCGTCGTCGACCGTGCGGTAGGTGCCGTCGGGCTGCCGGTCGGCGAGGTCGACGCAGTCGGCGGTGG containing:
- a CDS encoding PucR family transcriptional regulator, which gives rise to MGSLGTAAMARMDDRLPWYRALSAEDRSWVGLVAQAGIAAFVEWFQNAGGGRPAPSIEIFGTAPRELKRSVSLQQTVDLVRVVVEVVEAEVGDLAAPGGEEQLRNAMLRYTRDVAFAAAQVYAREAEVRGAWDARLEALIVDALVRGEVDDGLHSWAAALGWTSSPVVVLAGYAPDADPQTVIDGMRDKGRRLGQDLLAGVQGDRLIVIVGGADSIKDAARHVVPRFGAGPVVIGPEVPDLHAAARSARAATAGLRAAAGWPDAPRPVLAEDLLAERAIDGDDDARAQLIENVYKPLEGTPLLDTLATYLEQGTSLEATARLLFVHPNTVRYRLKKITELTGYQPTEGRSAFTLQVGLILGRLSRTVVT
- a CDS encoding DUF350 domain-containing protein, with amino-acid sequence MTIALAAPLAEALGRGALAILAYAVLGVLLLIAGFYVIDMATPGKLGKLIQQDRNPNAALLAASGLAAVGLIVAASIWSSGGVLQEGLLATLVFGLVGIAVQTLGMVVFDRVAGISVRELTRQPKLQPGAVLLAVTHLAIGLITAVAVI
- a CDS encoding glutathionylspermidine synthase family protein yields the protein MRREASDPRDGWQRIIESQGLAYHRAAHPGHLTRPYWDESVHYSFTMDEVLALESQAEELHGMCLEAVRHVIATGRYRDFAIPDWVAPEIEASWRRGDPHVYGRFDLRYDGTGPAKLLEYNADTPTSLVETSLVQWFWLKDVHPGDDQWNSVHERLVARWKELPLQSGPAHFAWTNMDETGEEAMTLGYLQETAEQAGLATVAIAMEDIGWDPASGRFLDMERRVIRTLCKLYPWEWAVADPFGPQAVRQQVSMTWIEPLWKMLLSNKALLAVLWEMYPGHPNLLPAYLDGPRDLPAHIRKPLLGREGAGMRVVTPGGVNETGGEYGAEGHVYQEFRALPGFDGWRPVLGAWIVGDEAAGLGIRETSGLITDDSSSFVPHRIAL